The Nitrospirota bacterium genomic sequence CCTGGAGGCAAAGAGAGGCAGGATTCTGTCTATAACGCCTTAAACCTTATTGAACAGGGGGATTTAGTTATTGTTCACGATGGGGTAAGGCCCTTTGTTGATGTAGAGCTTATCGAGGAGGCAATCTATCACGCTAAAGATGTTGACAATATTGTGGTTGGCGTGCCAATCAGGGATACAATAAAAGAAGTGGGACAAGACGGTTTTGTTTCAAGGACTATGGATCGAGAAAGGCTCTGGGCTATTCAAACCCCTCAGGTTTTTCCATTAAATGTCCTGAAGCTGGCCTATCAAAAGGCTTATGAGGAAAATTTCTTTGCCACAGATGATGCAGCACTTGTTGAGAGAATTGGCGGGAAGATTAAGATAATCATGGGCTCTCCTCTTAATATAAAGATAACCACACGCGATGACCTTATCCTTGCAGAATTCCTGATAAGCAGAATGAGTAAAAGTGTGAAATGAGAAATGAAAAATAAGTGATATGAGGATAGGTTTTGGTTATGACGCTCATAGACTTAGCGAGGGCAGAAGACTGATTCTCGGGGGCATAGAGGTTCCTTTTGATAAAGGCCTCCTCGGCCACTCTGACGCCGATGTCCTCAGCCATGCAATTATTGACGCTGTTATAGGCGCTCTCGGCCTTGGAGATATAGGCAAACACTTTCCTGATACTGACCCGCAATGGAAAAACGCCTCAAGCATAGAGTTGCTTAAATACGTAATCGAGCTTGCAGGGTTAAATGGATTTGAGATTTCATGGGTCGATACAACTGTTATTGCAGAAAGGCCGAAGCTCTCACCTTATATCGAATCAATGAAAGACGCCATATCCAAATCCGGCATCCCATCCGGACTGATAAACATTAAGGCAAAGACAAATGAGGGCATGGGTTTTACAGGAAGGGGAGAGGGAATAGCAGCCTATGCGGTTTGTCTGTTGAGGAAGAAAATAGAGTGATGGGCTTCTGGAGTGATATAAAAAGGGATTACAAAGCAGTCTTTGAGAAGGACCCTGCTGCGAGGAGCGCCCTGGAGGTGATTTTTGCCTATCCCGGGTTCCATGCAATACTGCTTCACAGGATTAACCATTTTCTCTGGAACATTGGAACCCCTGTAATCCCGCGACTTCTCTCCCACATAGGCAGGTTCTTTACAGGCATTGAAATCCACCCTGCTGCAAAGATAGGCCCTGGATTTTTCATAGACCACGGCATGGGAGTTGTAATTGGTGAGACCGCTGAAATCGGAGAGAATGCACTGCTCTATCAGGGAGTGACCCTCGGTGGCACAGGCAAGGAAAAAGGCAAAAGGCACCCAACTCTCGGCAGAAACGTTGTTGTTGGTGCCGGAGCCAAGATTCTGGGGGCAATAACAATTGGTGATTATGTTAAGATAGGCGCTAATTCTGTTGTACTCAACTCTGTGCCTGAGAATTCAATAGTCGTAGGCATCCCTGGCAGGGTTATAAAGAAAAAGGTTGTGAAGATTCTTCAGGAAGGCCCTGTTGAGATGCTCGACCATGTCCATTTACCTGACCCTCTTGAGGATAAGTTTAAAAGGCTTGAGGAATACATTTTAGAGCTTGAGAAAAGGATTGAAAAATTGGAGGGAAAAGGCAGTACAATAAGAATTCACAATACCCTTACAGGCAAGAAAGAAGAGTTTATCCCCATTGTTCCTAAAAGGGTGGGCATGTATGCCTGCGGGGTGACAGTATACGACAGATGCCACCTCGGCCACGCCAGGAGCGCCATAGTATTTGATGTGATAAGAAAGTACCTGCAGTATAAGGGTTTTGAGGTGAGGTATGTCCGCAACTTCACTGATATAGACGATAAGATAATAGCAAAGGCAGCGGCGGAAAAAATGTCTGTGGAAGATGTTGCGAAAAAATATACAGAAGAGTACTACCGCGATATGGGGAGGCTTGGCGTGGAAAGGGCAGATATAGAGCCAAAGGCAACCGAACATATAAAGGAGATAATAGATATAGTCCAGGCTTTGATTGAGAAAGGGTTTGCCTATACTGTAGATGGGGATGTTTACTTTGAGGTAAGTAAATTCTCAGGATACGGAAAACTCTCCAAAAGGGAAAAGGATGAGATGCTTGCCGGGGCAAGAGTGGAGATAAATGAGAGGAAGAGAGACCCCATGGATTTTGCCCTGTGGAAGGCTTCAAAGGAAGGCGAGCCAGCATGGAAAAGCCCATGGGGGACAGGAAGGCCTGGATGGCACATCGAGTGCACTGCAATGTCTATAAAACACCTCGGCGAGAGTTTTGATATTCATGGCGGAGGGGCTGATTTAATTTTTCCCCATCATGAAAATGAAATAACCCAGAGCGAAGCCTTTACAGGTAAACCATTTGTTAAATACTGGCTGCACAACCGATTGAGTTTTCTGATGAGCAACTGAGAGAGG encodes the following:
- the ispD gene encoding 2-C-methyl-D-erythritol 4-phosphate cytidylyltransferase, which produces MKAKVIAIVPSAGIGKRFGTTGRKTFVELGGIPLLIHTLQKLQKAEAVTEVVPVLREEDLETGLELVESYGLSKIKKIAPGGKERQDSVYNALNLIEQGDLVIVHDGVRPFVDVELIEEAIYHAKDVDNIVVGVPIRDTIKEVGQDGFVSRTMDRERLWAIQTPQVFPLNVLKLAYQKAYEENFFATDDAALVERIGGKIKIIMGSPLNIKITTRDDLILAEFLISRMSKSVK
- a CDS encoding 2-C-methyl-D-erythritol 2,4-cyclodiphosphate synthase; the protein is MRIGFGYDAHRLSEGRRLILGGIEVPFDKGLLGHSDADVLSHAIIDAVIGALGLGDIGKHFPDTDPQWKNASSIELLKYVIELAGLNGFEISWVDTTVIAERPKLSPYIESMKDAISKSGIPSGLINIKAKTNEGMGFTGRGEGIAAYAVCLLRKKIE